A stretch of Deinococcus gobiensis I-0 DNA encodes these proteins:
- a CDS encoding AfsR/SARP family transcriptional regulator, with protein sequence MAHPIFRDIQKGRFQDGLDFYTRMDHPTPDDRRWAGYCLFALDQLLPARDLLRRAVAEGCHAAGLELSLVLRYLGEHGEAARQLAAVPLDLLNPLDRVYAQREQAATQMEAGEPHVASETLERAWAELLTLGDAGLPLRTGVSQLLGASHALLGRTARAAYYLGQALDQAQGARRVVSLHLRAQVQLYAGQITLARQDLEDAGRLLETLPGERAYHAYTRGLIERSQGQWDAAVAAFAQGSRLAQDGSDPATEALCELGQATVWTARGEAGRADAHLSRALALPASPWLTALIKLRRGHWLAAQGERTLAISCLEEARATFGTLGTLREQAWAELHLAAVQLPDVPAVRQHLTQAAHLRHALGSGAALLPELRLLPALGAFLTQLSSDDPLGVFLVDRQAAHCVTPLALSLQTLGESRLLVDGQPKRLGMRRTLELLALLALRGPQARSAILTALWADDDPRRATNYLHQCRKELAETVPGLQVVHERGSGLYRILSSDAPLSCDALDIQRALSGGVEDEQVQAIHAYGGAFLVESGSTWAEEEREGLEWSVIKTGLALMERWSAAGDYGKCESLAQRLLEIAPNDEGLVEYLVQAVLQLRGPAAAQRTLHELALRAAREVDELPAWHARLSRTLVLN encoded by the coding sequence GTGGCGCACCCTATCTTCCGGGACATCCAGAAGGGCCGTTTTCAGGACGGCCTCGATTTCTACACCCGGATGGACCATCCCACCCCGGACGACCGCCGCTGGGCCGGCTACTGCCTCTTTGCTCTGGATCAACTCCTTCCCGCCCGTGACCTGCTCCGCCGCGCCGTCGCTGAGGGCTGTCACGCCGCCGGCCTGGAACTCTCGCTGGTCCTGCGCTACCTCGGCGAGCACGGCGAGGCCGCCCGTCAACTCGCCGCCGTGCCCCTGGACCTGTTGAACCCACTTGACCGGGTGTACGCCCAGCGCGAACAGGCGGCCACCCAGATGGAAGCAGGCGAACCGCACGTTGCCTCCGAGACCCTGGAGCGTGCCTGGGCCGAGCTGCTCACCCTGGGCGATGCGGGCCTTCCCCTCCGAACGGGCGTATCCCAGTTGCTGGGCGCCTCGCATGCCCTGCTGGGCCGCACGGCCCGGGCCGCCTACTACCTCGGTCAGGCCCTCGACCAGGCCCAGGGCGCGCGCCGCGTCGTCTCCCTGCACCTGCGTGCCCAGGTCCAGCTCTACGCCGGTCAGATCACGCTGGCCCGGCAGGATCTGGAAGACGCAGGGCGGCTGCTGGAGACCCTTCCCGGTGAACGCGCCTACCACGCCTACACCCGTGGATTGATCGAGCGGTCTCAGGGGCAATGGGACGCTGCAGTGGCTGCCTTCGCCCAGGGGTCCCGACTGGCCCAGGACGGCAGCGACCCTGCCACCGAGGCACTGTGCGAGCTGGGTCAGGCCACGGTCTGGACGGCCCGGGGTGAGGCCGGCAGGGCCGACGCCCACCTCAGCCGAGCCCTGGCCCTGCCGGCCTCACCGTGGTTGACGGCCCTGATCAAGCTTAGGCGGGGCCACTGGCTGGCGGCGCAGGGAGAACGGACCTTGGCGATCTCGTGTCTGGAAGAGGCCAGAGCGACCTTCGGGACGCTGGGCACGCTGCGCGAGCAGGCCTGGGCAGAGTTGCATCTGGCCGCCGTACAGCTGCCTGACGTCCCGGCAGTCCGGCAGCACCTCACTCAGGCCGCCCATCTCCGTCACGCGTTGGGGAGCGGCGCGGCCCTGTTGCCGGAATTGCGACTCCTTCCCGCGCTCGGTGCCTTCCTGACACAGCTGTCTTCCGATGATCCGCTGGGCGTTTTCCTGGTCGACCGGCAGGCCGCCCACTGCGTGACGCCGCTCGCCCTGAGCCTTCAGACCCTGGGCGAGAGTCGGCTGCTGGTCGATGGCCAACCGAAGCGGCTGGGGATGCGGCGTACCCTGGAACTGCTCGCCCTCCTGGCCTTGCGGGGGCCGCAGGCCCGGTCAGCGATTCTGACAGCCCTGTGGGCCGACGACGATCCCCGGCGTGCGACCAACTATCTGCATCAGTGCCGCAAGGAGCTGGCCGAGACCGTCCCAGGGCTGCAGGTTGTGCATGAGCGGGGGAGTGGACTGTACCGGATACTCAGTTCGGACGCCCCACTCTCCTGTGACGCACTGGACATTCAGCGGGCGCTCAGTGGTGGGGTGGAGGATGAGCAGGTGCAGGCCATCCATGCCTATGGAGGGGCGTTCCTGGTGGAGAGCGGGAGCACCTGGGCCGAGGAGGAGCGTGAGGGGTTGGAATGGTCGGTGATCAAGACGGGTCTGGCGCTGATGGAGCGGTGGAGTGCGGCGGGCGATTACGGGAAGTGTGAGTCGCTGGCGCAGCGCCTGCTGGAGATCGCGCCGAATGACGAGGGGCTCGTCGAGTACCTGGTCCAGGCGGTGCTGCAGTTGCGGGGACCGGCGGCGGCGCAACGGACCCTGCATGAACTGGCCTTGCGTGCGGCACGTGAGGTTGACGAATTGCCGGCCTGGCATGCGCGGCTCAGCCGGACCCTGGTCCTCAATTGA
- a CDS encoding 3' terminal RNA ribose 2'-O-methyltransferase Hen1 → MLLTISTTHSPATDLGYLLHKNPDRTLTLTLPVGQGHVFYPEATPERCTVALLVEVDPVVLSRGRAGASGLPLEPYVNDRPYAASSFLSSAMREAFGTAMAGRSKERPELAAQALPFEVHLPALPSRGDVHLADRLFRPLGYQVTASTGLLDDTFPEWGPSPYLDLKLGGTVRLQDLLAHLYVLIPVLDDTKHYYVDEAEIDKLLRYGAGWLDTHPERELITRRFLKHRRALQRAAQAHFTEDDLEPKRPVVPSLNDQRLEAVKAALMASGAATVLDLGCGEGNLLARLLPERQFTRILGLDVSPRVLTRARENLRLDELPESYRNRLILTQGSLTYRDIRLRGFDAAALVEVIEHLDENRLWTLERVVFADARPGHVVVTTPNEEFNARWASLPAGDTRHADHRFEWTRVQFRNWAERVADEFGYGVNFQDIGEADEALGPPTQMAMFRREIP, encoded by the coding sequence ATGTTGCTGACCATCTCCACCACCCACTCACCCGCGACCGATCTCGGATATCTGCTGCACAAGAACCCGGACCGGACACTCACGTTGACACTTCCGGTCGGGCAGGGTCACGTGTTCTATCCAGAGGCGACGCCTGAGCGCTGCACCGTCGCTCTTCTCGTCGAGGTGGATCCCGTGGTGTTGTCACGCGGCAGGGCAGGCGCCAGTGGCTTACCACTGGAACCGTACGTCAATGACCGTCCTTACGCCGCGTCAAGCTTTCTGAGCAGCGCCATGCGTGAAGCCTTCGGCACAGCCATGGCCGGCCGCAGCAAGGAACGGCCCGAATTGGCCGCGCAGGCCCTGCCCTTCGAGGTCCACCTGCCCGCCCTACCGTCCCGCGGTGACGTCCATCTGGCCGACCGGCTGTTCCGGCCTCTCGGATACCAGGTCACAGCTAGCACGGGCCTACTCGACGACACCTTTCCGGAATGGGGACCAAGTCCCTACCTCGACCTGAAGCTCGGAGGCACCGTACGTCTACAGGACCTCCTGGCCCACCTGTACGTCCTCATTCCGGTGCTGGACGACACCAAGCACTACTACGTCGATGAGGCGGAAATTGACAAGCTTCTGCGCTACGGGGCTGGCTGGCTGGACACCCATCCAGAACGGGAATTGATCACCCGCCGGTTCCTGAAACACCGCCGCGCCCTGCAGCGGGCGGCGCAGGCCCACTTCACGGAAGACGACCTTGAACCCAAGAGACCAGTTGTTCCCAGTCTCAACGACCAGCGCCTCGAAGCGGTCAAAGCCGCGCTGATGGCGAGCGGAGCTGCGACAGTCCTCGATCTCGGCTGCGGGGAGGGCAACCTCCTGGCCAGGCTCCTGCCTGAGCGACAGTTCACGCGGATCCTGGGACTGGACGTGAGTCCACGGGTTCTCACCCGTGCCCGGGAAAATCTCCGCCTCGACGAACTGCCAGAGTCCTACCGCAACCGGCTGATCCTGACCCAGGGCTCCCTGACGTATCGGGACATCCGGTTGCGCGGGTTTGACGCGGCGGCCCTGGTGGAAGTGATCGAACATCTCGACGAGAACCGGCTCTGGACGCTTGAGCGGGTGGTCTTCGCCGACGCGCGCCCAGGCCATGTCGTGGTTACGACCCCCAACGAGGAGTTCAATGCCCGCTGGGCCAGCCTGCCTGCGGGTGACACCCGCCACGCCGATCACCGCTTCGAATGGACCCGCGTCCAGTTCCGGAACTGGGCGGAGCGCGTGGCTGACGAGTTCGGCTATGGGGTGAACTTCCAGGATATCGGAGAGGCTGACGAAGCCCTGGGTCCTCCCACCCAGATGGCTATGTTCCGCCGGGAAATCCCATGA